Genomic segment of Mastomys coucha isolate ucsf_1 unplaced genomic scaffold, UCSF_Mcou_1 pScaffold5, whole genome shotgun sequence:
GCTCTCCGGAGCCCCCAGGATCAGGGCTTAGCAGCCCGGGCTGCGTGATGGTCCCGCCCAGCTCTGCACCGAAAAGAGTTGGGAGAGGAGTGTTCTCGCAGTACCCGCCCAGGGTGTAAGAGTCGGTGGCGGCGGGGAAAGTCGGGAAGTGGGCTAGTGGGGCCGTACGCACGAGGGCGGCCGAGGACGCCTTCGGATGTCGGGAGGCGCCAGACAGGGGTGCCTCAGCAGCGATGGCGGGGACAGTCCATTCGTGCCCGAAGTCGGCGGGATCCGGGCGGGGCCCTGGGGGACTCCGGGCTCGCGCCCTCCTCGCGGCAGAGGCGCCCGAGGGGCGGGGGCAggcggcggggcggggcgggggcgcgGGCGGCAGGGGCGGGCAGAGGCCTTGCCGAGAGCGCGGGGAGGAGCGAAGGGGCCTTGAGGGCTCCGCGAAACTGTGGGGCTGGCGGCCCGTGGCAGAAACGATCGTGGCGCGCTGGCCAGAGACGGAACGGTGTCCCCAGAACTGCCGGAGGAGACGGCTTAAAAGGCGGACAGACAGACGGCAGGGAGGGCCAGCATGCCCCTACTGTTGCACCCCGCCTGGCCGCTGCTTCTGGGCGCCACGCTGACCTTCCGGGCACTCCGGCGCGTGCTCTGTCGCCTGCCCCTGCCTGCACACGTGCAAACCGACCCCCTGCGCACCTGGCGTTGGCACAACCTACTCGTCTCCTTCACCCACTCCATTGTATCAGGGATCTGGGCACTGCTGTGGTGAGTGAACAACCCGGGGTAATGAGATGGCCGTGGGATCTTTCGCGGGGTGCTCGGACTGGGCTCCCTGTTGCTATTCCCTTCACTCACGAGTGAACAGACGCCAAGGATCTCACCTGATTCCGTTTGGAAAACTACCCAACCAAGAACGGCTGTGGGAAACCCAAGGTACCTGGGCTTTGGCCAAGTCCCTCCTTACTCTCCAGTCAGCCAATAGTAGGCGCCCAGAGCGCCCTGGGACTGGCAAGACTGTTGGGGGAGGCGAGGGTCCTCGGGGAGGCTACAACCGCGAGAACATCCCTTCTCTATTCCAGCATATGGCAAACCCCTGAAATGCTGGTGGAGATTGAAACGGCGTGGTCAGTTTCCGgctatttgcttgtttgcttctCTGCAGGTAGGTTATGCCCAAGGTGGTTAAGATTAGGTTGGAAGATAATTTAAAGTATTCagtcttttcctctttccctaccTCTCCATTAGGATACTTTATCCACGACACAGTGGACATTGTGGTTAGCAGGCAAACTCGAGCTTCTTGGGAGTACCTTGTTCATCATGTCATGGTAAGGGAGAACGGGTGAAGTGAtacaggcagggagggaggccaTCTTAACCCAGCAGGTTCTAAGTTGCTGAAGACTCTCAATGTTTAAAATTCCCTCTGAGGCCAGCAGAGAGCTTAGGCTTACCTACTATCTAGGTAAACAGACAAGGAATGTCATACACAGTTAGACCCCAGTGACAAAGTCTAATCCTAGTAAATAAAGTTGTCTTAGCAGTAAAAGCTGGCATTCCTCAGCTTCCGTCTGACATGACCTGTTTTCAAATGCCCTTGTTCTGTCACTTGTCCCTAGGCTATGGGTGCTTTCTTCTCTGGTATCTTTTGGAGAAGATTTGTTGGTGGTGGCGTCTTAACACTACTGGTGGAGGTCAGCAACATCTTCCTCACCTTaaggatgatgatgaagataaacAATGCCCAGGATCTCCTCCTCTACAAGGTCAACAAGTACATCAACTTGGTCATGTACTTTCTCTTCCGACTGGCCCCTCAGGCCTACCTCACCAAGTTCTTCCTACAGTATGCTGGCCAGAGGAACCTGGGGACATTCTTGTTGGCCATCCTGCTTATGCTGGACATGATGATCCTCATCTACTTTTCTCGCCTCCTCCGCTCTGATTTCTGTCCGGAACGTGTACCCAGCCGCcaacaaaaagacaaattctTGACTGAGTGAGAAAGTAGAACCCAGGACATGTGACAGGGACAGCAAGCACAGCCAACAGCTTTGTAACATAAACTAGGACTCTGCCCCAAGCTTGGGTGTATTCAGGGGCCAGCCTTTCCACCTTAAGCTTACACCCACACTATTGAAAACACTAATGAAAGCTCTCTGAAGTCCTGTTCTTGGGCAAGGGTTGAGGGAAGCAGACCAACCGGTTGGGCATGGGTGAGGACAAGACACTGTCCAAAAGCCAGCCAACCCAACCGACCTGAAATGGATGCTGACAATTCTAAAATAGCCCCTCTGCTCTTCCAAACTCTGGTATTGGTTTCACAACAGACTTTTCCAGGGAAGGAACTCTTGTAAAGCTTGTCCTCTGAGCCTCTGATGGAGGCATGACACCTGTCTAATAAATGACCCTGGTACTGAGCTCTAGCATGGGGGCCGCATCATGGTGTGTCCCGTGGGGTTAAGCATATCAAGTCTTCATTGCTCAGAGCTgggaaagccctgggtttgatcccagaacccaccCTGTGACGGAAGCATGGCCTTATCCCCAGCCCAACCAGAAAGCAACAAATGACAAGCAGCATTATTTatggtgaaaaaaaaagtatatatttagaaTTAGCCATCTGGACTCAGTTTAGATGATCccaatctgaaaaacaaaacaaaaaagggagcTAAATTACTGGAGCTGAACTCAAGGTTAAGTGAGCTGGGAGGACAGGACAGGGGAGGGTGGGGCTTGTTAGAGACAGTACAGTCAGATTTGATGTAGACAGAGCATCTAAACAGAAATGATGCTGCTTACCTTGTTGGCAACATCTAGAGCATCATAATCAGGAGCCAAGCGAACATATGCCTTCTTCTCTCCATCGGGCCTGTGTGGAGAAGGAAGCCTCAGAGTTGGATGCTCACAACCCGACCCCTTCCTGAATCCCTCCCATAGTCCTCTGGGCATCAGTGGTTCCTTTGTTGGTGTCATTTTTTTCCAAACATTTGAGTTTTCCATCATCTGCACAGAGGGGGCTAAGAGTCACCATGAAGCCATGGCATGTTTAAATAAACCCACACAAGCTTTCTGATTTCTGCCTGGCCCCACTCACCTTATCAGGGTATTGACTTTGGCCACATCAATGTCATAGAGTTTCTTCACGGCCTGTTTGATCTGGTGCTTGTTGGCCTTGACATCCACAATGAACACAAGAGTGTTGTTATCCTCTATTTTCTTCATGGCTGACTCAGTGGTCAGTGGGAATTTGATGATAGCATAGTGGTCAAGCCTaggagatgggagaggaaaaCGGAGTTAGCTACCCTGATGCTAGCATTCAACACATGATTTACTTTAGAACAAGACTAGGGAAGAATAGGTGCATCAGACAATAGGATCCCAATCATCTCTATCAGACTTTGGTCGCTAAATAATGTCATCACGTGCACCTGAACCACAAGGAGCTCAACTTCCCACTTTAGAGTCAAATCCTGTATATTCTCTTGACTGAAGAACAAAGTTTAACTCATGCACTTATCCACTGGAGTTCCACATCTATTATtcattatgagacaaaaaatcaaataactaaAGAGGAAATTGTGCTCAGTTGATAGAAGTTGGCTACACTCCAGAACTATtccttgagtcagggtctcacattGCAGCACAAGGTACCCCAAAATCCAAGAGCTACTCTCAAATACAcacaccctcccttccttctgatCTGAGACATGGTCCCaaagatgaccttggacttcagATCCTCTAGCCTCCACCTTCCAGCATTATGGAATAACCACATGACTGAAACCAACAGCAACTCTAAAATTGACCTTGAGCAGTCGGGAGACAACTTTTCCTTGAGATTCTGAAAAGCCAAGTTTTACTTATGCAACTGCCAAGTAATGACTCAAAAATTCTAGGTACAAACAGCCAAGTTTCTGGCAAGTACTTTCCTCATAGACACAACACTTTCCAGTAAACACATTCTCCCAAACTTCATTTGAGTGGTATAGAATTTGATCAGTTAAAAGTGtgttttgggggctggtgagatggctcagcaggtaagagcaagGACCGtagagtttaaatcccagcaaccaaatggtggctcacaacaaccggtaatgaaatctgacaccctcttctgtgtacttatttataataataaataaatcttaaaaaaaaagtgttttgggctggagagatggctcaatgattataagaacaatgactgctcttccagaggtcctgagaaaccctgtctctgtgcGTTTCATAACACCATTCGAAGGACATCACTCCCAAATTTGACAACTTAATCAACCCCTGCCGATTAAACACTCATTTGTTCCAAGTGCCATGTCACGTGGAACCAAGAGAAGCAACATCTCTTTGAAGTCAACTTTCAAACAT
This window contains:
- the Tlcd1 gene encoding TLC domain-containing protein 1 — protein: MPLLLHPAWPLLLGATLTFRALRRVLCRLPLPAHVQTDPLRTWRWHNLLVSFTHSIVSGIWALLCIWQTPEMLVEIETAWSVSGYLLVCFSAGYFIHDTVDIVVSRQTRASWEYLVHHVMAMGAFFSGIFWRRFVGGGVLTLLVEVSNIFLTLRMMMKINNAQDLLLYKVNKYINLVMYFLFRLAPQAYLTKFFLQYAGQRNLGTFLLAILLMLDMMILIYFSRLLRSDFCPERVPSRQQKDKFLTE
- the Rpl23a gene encoding 60S ribosomal protein L23a — encoded protein: MAPKAKKEAPAPPKAEAKAKALKAKKAVLKGVHSHKKKKIRTSPTFRRPKTLRLRRQPKYPRKSAPRRNKLDHYAIIKFPLTTESAMKKIEDNNTLVFIVDVKANKHQIKQAVKKLYDIDVAKVNTLIRPDGEKKAYVRLAPDYDALDVANKIGII